In Paenibacillus sp. FSL M7-0420, a single genomic region encodes these proteins:
- a CDS encoding amidohydrolase family protein: protein MKIIDAHVHYSNIAAFHETAQTLAHIDYTGKGLLEEFRRSGVIAGVGMGVTETVAGAFPDSAALNPMLLDLSETLPDNLFTCVGINPLTLHLEGQLEALEQSLQRTDVVGIKLYAGYYHFNVGDEIYDPVYKLAAAYGLPVVIHGGLTYADQGLLKYSHPLSMEETFLKHREITFMLCHLGDPWVMDTAALLEKNPNLYTDLSGWIVGDQAKVDRLLTEQTYTDHFRRALVFAEKYDRLVFGTDWPLVPLDAYITFVKHLVPEAYHEDVFYNNALRVFPKLAERIRELNL from the coding sequence ATGAAAATCATTGACGCACATGTGCACTATTCCAATATTGCAGCCTTCCACGAAACGGCGCAGACCTTGGCTCATATCGATTATACCGGCAAGGGACTCCTGGAGGAGTTCCGCCGCAGCGGTGTAATTGCCGGAGTCGGTATGGGAGTGACTGAGACGGTTGCCGGAGCTTTTCCCGATTCCGCTGCCCTCAATCCTATGCTGCTTGACCTGAGCGAGACCCTGCCGGACAATCTGTTCACCTGCGTGGGCATTAACCCGCTCACCCTTCATCTGGAGGGACAGCTTGAAGCACTGGAGCAATCATTGCAGCGGACGGATGTCGTTGGCATCAAGCTGTATGCCGGGTATTACCACTTCAATGTGGGGGATGAAATTTATGATCCGGTCTACAAGCTGGCTGCCGCTTACGGACTCCCGGTGGTCATTCATGGCGGATTGACTTACGCAGACCAGGGATTGCTGAAGTATTCCCATCCGCTGTCCATGGAAGAGACCTTCCTGAAGCACCGGGAGATTACTTTCATGCTCTGCCACCTGGGCGATCCTTGGGTGATGGACACCGCAGCCCTGCTGGAGAAGAACCCTAACCTCTACACGGATTTGTCCGGCTGGATTGTCGGCGATCAGGCCAAGGTGGACCGGCTGCTGACCGAGCAGACCTATACCGATCATTTCCGCCGGGCGCTGGTGTTCGCCGAGAAATACGACCGGCTGGTCTTCGGCACCGACTGGCCGCTGGTCCCTCTGGATGCTTATATTACTTTCGTGAAGCACCTGGTGCCGGAGGCTTATCATGAAGACGTCTTTTATAACAACGCACTCCGCGTGTTCCCTAAGCTTGCGGAGCGGATCAGAGAACTGAATCTATAG